The following proteins are co-located in the Escherichia fergusonii ATCC 35469 genome:
- the sanA gene encoding outer membrane permeability protein SanA, translating into MLKRVFYSLLVLIGLLLLTVLGLDRWMSWKTAPYIYDELQDLPYRQVGVVLGTAKYYRTGVINQYYRYRIQGAINAYNSGKVNYLLLSGDNALQSYNEPMTMRKDLIAAGVDPADIVLDYAGFRTLDSIVRTRKVFDTNDFIIITQRFHCERALFIALHMGIQAQCYAVPSPKDMWSVRIREFAARFGALADLYFFKREPRFLGPLVPIPSMHEVPEDAQGYPAVTPEQLLELQKKQGK; encoded by the coding sequence ATGTTAAAGCGCGTTTTCTACAGCCTGTTAGTCCTGATCGGCTTACTGCTGTTGACTGTGCTCGGCCTTGATCGTTGGATGAGCTGGAAAACCGCACCTTATATTTACGATGAATTGCAAGATCTCCCCTACCGCCAGGTCGGGGTGGTCCTCGGCACGGCAAAATATTATCGTACTGGCGTTATTAATCAGTATTACCGCTACCGTATTCAGGGAGCGATTAATGCTTATAATAGCGGCAAAGTAAATTATTTATTACTGAGTGGCGATAACGCGTTACAAAGTTATAACGAGCCGATGACGATGCGCAAAGATTTAATTGCAGCAGGTGTTGATCCCGCTGATATTGTCCTCGATTATGCGGGTTTTCGTACGCTGGATTCCATTGTGCGCACGCGCAAGGTGTTTGATACTAACGATTTCATTATAATTACCCAACGTTTCCACTGTGAGCGGGCATTATTTATTGCCTTGCATATGGGGATTCAGGCCCAGTGTTATGCTGTTCCTTCCCCGAAGGATATGTGGTCAGTTCGCATTCGTGAGTTCGCCGCACGCTTCGGCGCCCTGGCAGATCTCTATTTCTTTAAGCGTGAACCCCGTTTTTTAGGCCCGCTGGTACCCATTCCATCTATGCATGAAGTCCCTGAAGATGCTCAGGGATACCCAGCGGTTACGCCAGAGCAATTACTTGAATTACAAAAGAAACAAGGAAAGTAG
- the preT gene encoding NAD-dependent dihydropyrimidine dehydrogenase subunit PreT has product MPQQNYLDELTPAFTPLLAIKEASRCLLCHDAPCSQACPAQTDPGKFIRSIYFRNFKGAAETIRENNALGAVCARVCPTEKLCQSGCTRAGVDDPIDIGRLQRFITDFEQQTGMDIYQPGTKTLGKVAIIGAGPAGLQASVTLTNMGYDVTIYEKEPQPGGWLCNGIPQFRLPQSVLDAEIARIEKMGVTIKCNNEVGKTITLEQLKAENRAVLVTVGLSGGSGLPLFEHSDVEIAVDFLQRARQAQGDISIPQSALIIGGGDVAMDVASTLKVLGCQAVTCVAREELDAFPASEKEFASARELGVSIIDGFTPVAVEANKVTFKHVRLPGELTMAADKIILAVGQHARLDAFAELEPQRNTIKTQNYQTRDPQVFAAGDIVEGDKTVVYAVKTGKEAAGAIHHYLEGACSC; this is encoded by the coding sequence ATGCCGCAACAAAATTATCTGGATGAACTCACTCCGGCTTTTACGCCTTTACTGGCAATAAAAGAGGCATCCCGCTGTTTATTATGTCATGACGCCCCCTGTAGTCAGGCTTGTCCGGCGCAAACTGACCCAGGGAAATTTATCCGCTCAATCTACTTTCGTAATTTTAAAGGCGCTGCCGAGACAATTCGCGAAAATAATGCCCTCGGTGCCGTTTGTGCCAGAGTGTGTCCAACGGAGAAATTATGTCAAAGCGGTTGTACCCGTGCCGGTGTTGATGATCCAATTGATATTGGCCGCTTGCAGCGTTTTATCACTGATTTTGAACAACAAACCGGGATGGATATTTATCAGCCAGGCACTAAAACGCTCGGTAAGGTAGCGATTATTGGCGCGGGCCCTGCCGGGTTACAGGCCAGTGTGACGCTGACAAATATGGGTTACGACGTCACTATTTATGAAAAAGAACCACAGCCCGGTGGCTGGCTATGTAACGGTATTCCGCAATTTCGGTTACCGCAATCGGTGCTGGATGCAGAAATCGCCCGTATTGAAAAAATGGGCGTGACCATTAAGTGCAACAACGAAGTCGGTAAAACAATCACCCTGGAGCAACTAAAAGCGGAAAACCGCGCAGTACTTGTCACCGTAGGGTTGTCGGGCGGTTCCGGGCTACCGCTGTTTGAGCATAGCGACGTTGAGATTGCCGTCGACTTCTTGCAACGTGCACGACAGGCGCAGGGCGATATCAGCATTCCACAAAGCGCATTAATTATCGGCGGCGGTGATGTCGCGATGGACGTTGCCAGCACGCTGAAAGTTCTCGGCTGTCAGGCGGTAACCTGCGTAGCACGTGAAGAGTTAGATGCGTTTCCGGCAAGCGAAAAAGAGTTTGCCAGCGCCCGGGAACTGGGCGTTTCGATCATCGATGGATTCACACCAGTAGCCGTGGAAGCCAATAAAGTCACGTTTAAGCATGTACGGTTACCGGGCGAACTGACGATGGCGGCAGATAAAATTATTCTCGCCGTCGGCCAGCATGCCAGACTGGATGCCTTTGCGGAGTTAGAGCCGCAGCGTAACACCATCAAAACACAAAATTACCAGACCCGCGACCCGCAAGTCTTTGCTGCTGGCGATATTGTTGAGGGTGACAAAACCGTGGTCTATGCAGTGAAAACCGGGAAAGAAGCCGCCGGGGCGATTCATCACTATTTAGAGGGAGCTTGCTCATGTTAA
- a CDS encoding DedA family protein yields MDLNTLISQYGYAALVLGSLAEGETVTLLGGVAAHQGLLKFPLVVLSVALGGMIGDQVLYLCGRRFGGKLLRRFSKHQDKIERAQKLIQRHPYLFVIGTRFMYGFRVIGPTLIGASQLPPKIFLPLNILGAFAWALIFTTIGYAGGQVIAPWLHNLDQHLKHWVWLILVVVLVVGVRWWLKRRGKKKPDDKA; encoded by the coding sequence ATGGATCTCAATACACTCATCTCACAATATGGTTATGCTGCGCTGGTGCTCGGCAGTCTGGCGGAAGGTGAAACCGTGACGTTGCTGGGAGGCGTTGCGGCACATCAGGGGTTATTAAAGTTCCCGCTGGTGGTACTTTCTGTGGCGCTTGGCGGCATGATTGGCGACCAGGTGCTTTATCTGTGCGGGCGGCGGTTTGGTGGCAAGCTGTTACGCCGTTTCTCTAAGCATCAGGATAAAATTGAGCGGGCGCAGAAACTTATCCAACGCCATCCGTATCTGTTTGTCATTGGTACGCGTTTTATGTATGGCTTTCGGGTCATTGGCCCGACGCTGATTGGTGCCAGCCAGCTGCCGCCGAAAATCTTTCTGCCGCTGAATATTCTCGGCGCATTTGCCTGGGCGTTGATTTTTACCACTATCGGTTATGCTGGTGGTCAGGTGATTGCGCCGTGGTTGCACAATCTCGACCAGCATTTGAAGCACTGGGTCTGGTTGATCCTGGTCGTGGTTCTGGTGGTTGGCGTGCGCTGGTGGCTGAAACGGCGCGGTAAGAAAAAGCCGGATGATAAGGCGTAA
- a CDS encoding CidB/LrgB family autolysis modulator: protein MMAYIWWSLPLTLIVFFAARKLAARFKIPLLNPLLVAMVVIIPFLLLTGIPYDHYFKGSEILNDLLQPAVVALAYPLYEQLHQIRARWKSIITICFIGSVVAMVTGTTVALLMGATPEIAASVLPKSVTTPIAMAVGGSIGGIPAVSAVCVIFVGILGAVFGHTLLNAMRIRTKAARGLAMGTASHALGTARCAELDYQEGAFSSLALVICGIITSVVAPFIFPIILAVVG, encoded by the coding sequence ATGATGGCGTATATCTGGTGGTCATTACCACTGACCTTGATCGTCTTTTTCGCCGCACGCAAACTGGCGGCTCGCTTTAAAATTCCATTATTAAATCCATTGTTAGTGGCAATGGTGGTCATTATTCCTTTTCTGCTACTGACAGGTATTCCGTACGATCACTACTTTAAAGGCAGCGAAATATTAAACGATCTGCTGCAACCTGCTGTTGTGGCATTGGCTTATCCTTTATATGAGCAACTTCACCAGATCCGCGCACGCTGGAAATCGATCATCACGATTTGTTTTATTGGTAGTGTCGTGGCAATGGTCACCGGGACCACGGTTGCCTTGCTGATGGGTGCTACACCTGAAATTGCGGCCTCTGTATTACCGAAATCCGTTACCACGCCTATCGCAATGGCTGTTGGCGGTAGCATCGGAGGCATCCCGGCCGTGAGCGCGGTTTGCGTGATTTTTGTCGGTATTCTTGGCGCAGTATTTGGTCACACGTTACTGAATGCCATGCGTATTCGCACTAAAGCCGCTCGTGGTCTGGCAATGGGTACAGCTTCCCACGCATTAGGAACCGCACGTTGTGCAGAGCTGGATTATCAGGAAGGCGCCTTTAGTTCGCTGGCGCTGGTGATTTGCGGGATTATCACATCGGTGGTTGCACCGTTTATTTTCCCGATCATTCTGGCGGTAGTAGGATAA
- the yohP gene encoding small membrane protein YohP → MKILLWAVLVIFIIGLLVVTGVFKMIF, encoded by the coding sequence ATGAAAATTTTACTCTGGGCAGTTTTGGTTATATTTATTATCGGGTTACTGGTAGTGACGGGCGTTTTTAAAATGATTTTCTGA
- the preA gene encoding NAD-dependent dihydropyrimidine dehydrogenase subunit PreA yields MLTKDLSITFCGVKFPNPFCLSSSPVGNCYEMCAKAYDTGWGGVVFKTIGFFIANEVSPRFDHLVKEDTGFIGFKNMEQIAEHPLEENLAALRRLKEDYPDKVLIASIMGENEQQWEDLARLVQEAGADMIECNFSCPQMTSHAMGSDVGQSPELVEKYCRAVKRGSTLPMLAKMTPNIGDMCEVALAAKRGGADGIAAINTVKSITNIDLNQKIGMPIVNGKSSISGYSGKAVKPIALRFIQQMRTHPELRDFPISGIGGIETWEDAAEFLLLGAATLQVTTGIMQYGYRIVEDMASGLSHYLADQGFDSLQEMVGLANHNIVPAEDLDRSYIVYPHINLDKCVGCGRCYISCYDGGHQAMEWNEKTRTPHCNTEKCVGCLLCGHVCPVGCIDLGEVKFKKGEKEHPVTL; encoded by the coding sequence ATGTTAACGAAAGATCTTTCGATTACTTTTTGCGGCGTGAAGTTTCCCAACCCGTTCTGCCTCTCTTCTTCGCCGGTAGGCAACTGCTATGAGATGTGCGCCAAAGCCTACGACACGGGCTGGGGCGGCGTGGTGTTTAAAACGATCGGCTTTTTTATCGCCAACGAAGTCTCGCCGCGTTTTGATCATCTGGTGAAAGAAGATACCGGTTTTATCGGCTTCAAAAATATGGAGCAGATTGCCGAGCATCCGTTGGAAGAGAATCTGGCCGCCCTGCGTCGGCTGAAAGAAGATTATCCTGACAAAGTATTGATCGCCTCGATCATGGGGGAAAATGAGCAGCAGTGGGAAGATCTGGCGCGCCTGGTGCAAGAAGCTGGTGCCGATATGATCGAGTGTAACTTCTCCTGTCCGCAAATGACTTCTCATGCGATGGGTAGCGATGTCGGGCAAAGCCCGGAACTGGTAGAAAAATATTGTCGGGCGGTGAAACGCGGTTCTACGCTGCCGATGCTGGCGAAGATGACGCCGAATATCGGTGATATGTGCGAAGTGGCGCTGGCGGCGAAGCGCGGCGGCGCAGATGGCATTGCGGCGATTAACACCGTTAAATCCATTACCAATATCGATCTTAATCAGAAAATTGGTATGCCGATCGTTAACGGTAAATCGAGTATTTCCGGATATTCCGGTAAAGCGGTAAAACCGATCGCCCTGCGCTTTATTCAGCAAATGCGCACCCATCCTGAGCTGCGCGATTTCCCGATCAGCGGTATCGGCGGTATTGAAACCTGGGAAGATGCGGCAGAGTTTTTATTGCTCGGTGCAGCGACATTACAGGTGACCACCGGTATTATGCAGTACGGGTATCGGATAGTGGAAGATATGGCGAGCGGGTTATCACATTATCTCGCCGATCAGGGGTTTGATTCGTTGCAGGAGATGGTAGGTCTGGCGAATCACAATATTGTCCCGGCGGAAGATTTAGACCGTAGCTATATCGTCTATCCCCATATCAATCTCGATAAATGTGTCGGATGCGGACGCTGTTATATTTCCTGTTACGACGGCGGTCATCAGGCGATGGAGTGGAATGAGAAAACGCGCACACCGCATTGTAATACCGAGAAGTGCGTTGGTTGTCTGCTTTGTGGTCACGTCTGCCCGGTTGGTTGTATTGATCTTGGGGAAGTGAAGTTTAAGAAAGGTGAGAAAGAACACCCGGTGACGTTGTAG
- the cdd gene encoding cytidine deaminase encodes MHPRFQTAFAQLADNLQSALAPILADKHFPALLTGEQVSSLKSATGLDEDALAFALLPLAAACARTPLSNFNVGAIARGVSGTWYFGANMEFIGATMQQTVHAEQSAISHAWLSGEKALAAITVNYTPCGHCRQFMNELNSGLDLRIHLPGREAHALRDYLPDAFGPKDLEIKTLLMDEQDHGFALTGDALSQAAIAAANRSHMPYSKSPSGVALECKDGRIFSGSYAENAAFNPTLPPLQGALILLNLKGYDYPDIQRAILAEKADAPLIQWDATAATLKALGCNTIDRVLLG; translated from the coding sequence ATGCATCCACGTTTTCAAACTGCTTTTGCCCAACTCGCAGATAACTTGCAATCTGCACTGGCCCCAATTCTGGCAGACAAGCATTTTCCTGCTTTACTGACCGGGGAGCAGGTCTCTTCGCTGAAGAGCGCTACGGGGCTGGACGAAGACGCGCTGGCATTCGCACTACTCCCGCTGGCTGCAGCTTGTGCACGTACGCCATTGTCGAATTTTAACGTTGGTGCAATTGCACGTGGCGTAAGTGGTACATGGTATTTCGGTGCCAATATGGAATTTATTGGCGCCACCATGCAGCAAACTGTCCATGCCGAGCAAAGTGCAATTAGCCATGCCTGGTTGAGCGGTGAGAAAGCGCTTGCTGCCATCACCGTTAACTACACCCCTTGTGGTCACTGCCGTCAGTTTATGAATGAACTTAATAGCGGTCTGGATCTGCGTATTCATCTGCCTGGCCGCGAAGCACACGCGTTACGTGACTATCTGCCTGATGCCTTTGGTCCAAAAGATCTGGAAATTAAAACATTGCTGATGGACGAACAGGATCATGGTTTCGCGCTCACTGGTGATGCCCTTTCTCAGGCAGCAATTGCGGCGGCTAACCGTTCACACATGCCTTACAGTAAATCTCCGAGCGGTGTGGCGCTGGAATGTAAAGATGGTCGTATTTTCAGCGGCAGCTACGCTGAAAACGCCGCATTTAACCCAACGCTGCCGCCGTTACAGGGCGCGTTAATCTTGCTGAATCTCAAAGGTTATGATTACCCGGATATTCAACGTGCGATTCTGGCTGAGAAAGCTGATGCGCCGCTGATTCAATGGGATGCAACCGCAGCGACTCTGAAAGCGCTTGGCTGTAATACTATCGACCGTGTTCTGCTCGGTTAA
- a CDS encoding CidA/LrgA family protein: MSKILNTIWQYVRAFVLIYACLYAGIFIASLLPVTIPGSIIGMLILFVLLALQILPAQWVNPGCYLLIRYMALLFVPIGVGVMQYFDLLRAQFGPVVVSCAISTLVVFLVVSWSSQLVHGERKVVGQKGSKE; encoded by the coding sequence ATGAGTAAGATACTAAACACTATCTGGCAGTATGTACGTGCTTTCGTACTGATCTATGCCTGCCTGTATGCAGGTATTTTCATTGCATCTCTCCTTCCGGTCACCATTCCAGGCAGCATTATCGGCATGTTGATTCTGTTTGTACTGCTGGCACTGCAAATTCTGCCCGCACAATGGGTTAACCCCGGATGCTATTTACTGATTCGCTATATGGCGCTGCTTTTTGTGCCAATTGGCGTTGGCGTTATGCAGTATTTCGATCTATTGCGCGCGCAGTTTGGCCCGGTAGTGGTTTCCTGCGCAATTAGCACCCTGGTGGTGTTCTTAGTTGTTAGCTGGAGTTCGCAGCTAGTGCATGGCGAACGAAAAGTGGTTGGGCAAAAGGGTTCGAAAGAATGA
- the mglC gene encoding galactose/methyl galactoside ABC transporter permease MglC, with amino-acid sequence MSALNKKSFLTYLKEGGIYVVLLVLLAIIIFQDPTFLSLLNLSNILTQSSVRIIIALGVAGLIVTQGTDLSAGRQVGLAAVVAATLLQSMDNANKVFPEMATMPIALVILIVCAIGAVIGLINGLIIAYLNVTPFITTLGTMIIVYGINSLYYDFVGASPISGFDSGFSTFAQGFVALGSFRLSYITFYALIAVAFVWVLWNKTRFGKNIFAIGGNPEAAKVSGVNVGLNLLMIYALSGVFYAFGGMLEAGRIGSATNNLGFMYELDAIAACVVGGVSFSGGVGTVIGVVTGVIIFTVINYGLTYIGVNPYWQYIIKGAIIIFAVALDSLKYARKK; translated from the coding sequence ATGAGTGCGTTAAATAAGAAAAGTTTTCTTACTTACCTGAAAGAGGGCGGTATTTACGTCGTTCTTTTAGTTTTGCTGGCGATTATTATTTTCCAGGACCCAACATTTTTAAGTCTGTTAAACTTAAGCAATATTCTCACCCAGTCATCGGTGCGTATTATTATCGCGCTTGGTGTAGCAGGATTAATTGTCACCCAGGGGACTGACCTTTCCGCAGGTCGTCAAGTGGGGCTGGCGGCAGTAGTCGCGGCGACGTTATTGCAGTCCATGGATAACGCTAACAAAGTATTCCCGGAAATGGCGACGATGCCGATTGCGCTGGTAATTCTGATTGTCTGTGCCATTGGTGCGGTGATCGGTTTGATCAACGGCCTGATTATCGCTTATCTCAACGTGACGCCATTCATTACCACGCTCGGCACGATGATTATCGTCTACGGCATCAACTCGCTCTATTACGACTTTGTCGGGGCGTCGCCAATTTCTGGTTTTGACAGTGGCTTCTCTACCTTTGCTCAGGGCTTTGTCGCGCTGGGGAGCTTCCGTCTCTCTTACATCACTTTCTACGCGTTGATTGCGGTGGCATTCGTCTGGGTGTTGTGGAACAAAACCCGCTTCGGCAAGAACATTTTTGCCATTGGCGGTAACCCGGAAGCGGCGAAAGTATCTGGTGTCAACGTCGGCCTGAACCTGCTGATGATCTACGCGTTGTCTGGTGTGTTCTATGCCTTCGGCGGGATGTTAGAAGCCGGACGTATCGGCTCTGCCACCAACAACCTCGGCTTTATGTATGAGCTGGATGCTATCGCGGCGTGTGTGGTGGGCGGTGTATCGTTCAGCGGTGGTGTAGGGACGGTGATTGGCGTGGTGACTGGGGTGATTATTTTTACCGTCATCAACTATGGCCTGACGTACATCGGCGTAAACCCATACTGGCAGTACATCATCAAAGGGGCGATTATTATCTTCGCCGTGGCGCTGGATTCACTGAAATACGCACGTAAGAAGTGA
- the dusC gene encoding tRNA dihydrouridine(16) synthase DusC, giving the protein MRVLLAPMEGVLDSLVRELLTEVNDYDLCITEFVRVVDQLLPVKVFQRICPELQNSSRTPSGTLVRIQLLGQYPQWLAENALRAVELGSFGVDLNCGCPSKTVNGSGGGATLLKDPELIYQGAKAMREAVPAHLPVSVKVRLGWDSGEQKFEIADAVQQAGATELVVHGRTKEQGYRAEHIDWQAIGEIRQRLTIPVIANGEIWDWQSAQQCMALSGCDAVMIGRGALNIPNLSRVVKYNEPRMPWAQVVALLQKYTRLEKQGDTGLYHVARIKQWLGYLRKEYSEATTLFQQIRALNNSPAIAQAIQAIKL; this is encoded by the coding sequence ATGCGTGTGTTACTGGCACCGATGGAAGGCGTGCTCGACTCTCTGGTGCGTGAATTACTGACCGAAGTAAACGATTACGATCTTTGTATCACCGAATTTGTTCGCGTGGTTGATCAACTCCTGCCAGTTAAAGTCTTTCAACGTATCTGCCCGGAGCTGCAAAATAGTAGTCGGACACCTTCCGGTACGCTGGTGCGCATCCAATTACTTGGTCAATATCCACAGTGGTTGGCGGAGAATGCTCTCAGGGCGGTGGAACTGGGATCATTTGGGGTTGATCTTAACTGCGGCTGTCCTTCAAAAACAGTTAATGGTAGCGGTGGCGGAGCGACATTATTAAAAGATCCTGAACTTATCTACCAGGGCGCGAAAGCGATGCGCGAAGCGGTGCCTGCTCATTTGCCAGTGAGTGTAAAAGTGCGTTTGGGATGGGACAGTGGTGAGCAAAAATTTGAAATTGCCGATGCTGTGCAGCAAGCGGGGGCCACGGAGCTTGTGGTTCACGGGCGGACGAAAGAGCAGGGCTATCGCGCCGAGCATATTGACTGGCAGGCGATTGGTGAAATCCGTCAGCGACTGACGATTCCGGTGATCGCGAATGGAGAAATCTGGGACTGGCAGAGCGCACAGCAATGTATGGCGTTAAGTGGCTGTGATGCCGTTATGATTGGGCGCGGGGCATTAAATATTCCCAACTTAAGTCGGGTGGTGAAATACAACGAGCCGCGTATGCCGTGGGCACAAGTTGTTGCATTATTGCAGAAATATACGCGTCTGGAAAAACAGGGCGATACCGGGCTATATCACGTGGCACGAATTAAACAGTGGTTAGGTTATCTGCGTAAAGAATACAGCGAAGCGACAACATTATTTCAGCAAATCCGCGCATTAAATAATTCCCCTGCTATCGCGCAGGCTATTCAGGCGATAAAACTGTAA
- a CDS encoding DUF2542 family protein, with the protein MDIQQFFVVAVFFLIPIFCFREAWKGWRAGAIDKRVKNAPEPVFVWRAKNPGLFFAYMVAYIGFGILSIGMIVYLIFYR; encoded by the coding sequence ATGGATATTCAGCAGTTTTTTGTCGTTGCTGTTTTTTTCCTTATCCCGATATTTTGTTTTCGCGAAGCATGGAAAGGCTGGCGTGCTGGCGCGATTGATAAACGGGTTAAAAATGCACCGGAACCGGTGTTTGTCTGGCGAGCAAAAAATCCCGGACTCTTCTTCGCTTATATGGTGGCATATATCGGCTTCGGTATTTTATCTATCGGCATGATTGTTTATCTTATTTTCTATCGTTAA
- a CDS encoding SDR family oxidoreductase: MAQVAIITASDSGIGKECALLLAQQGFDIGITWHSDEEGAKDTAREVVSHGVRAEIVQLDLGKLPEGALALEKLIQRLGRIDVLVNNAGAMTKAPFLDMAFDEWRKIFTVDVDGAFLCSQIAARQMVKQGQGGRIINITSVHEHTPLPDASAYTAAKHALGGLTKAMALELVRHKILVNAVAPGAIATPMNGMDDGDVKPDAEPSIPLRRFGATHEIASLVAWLCSEGANYTTGQSLIVDGGFMLANPQFKPE, encoded by the coding sequence ATGGCACAGGTCGCGATAATTACCGCCTCCGATTCGGGGATCGGCAAAGAGTGCGCGTTATTACTGGCGCAGCAGGGGTTTGATATTGGCATTACCTGGCACTCCGATGAAGAAGGGGCAAAAGATACTGCGCGTGAGGTGGTTAGTCACGGCGTACGTGCGGAGATCGTGCAGCTCGATCTCGGTAAACTGCCAGAGGGGGCACTGGCGCTGGAGAAACTTATTCAACGGCTGGGGCGCATCGATGTGCTGGTGAATAATGCGGGCGCAATGACCAAAGCGCCGTTTCTTGATATGGCTTTCGATGAGTGGCGCAAGATTTTTACCGTTGATGTCGATGGTGCATTCTTATGCTCGCAAATTGCGGCTCGTCAGATGGTGAAACAAGGGCAGGGCGGTCGCATCATCAACATTACGTCGGTACATGAGCATACGCCGCTGCCGGATGCCAGCGCCTATACAGCCGCTAAACATGCACTCGGTGGGCTAACCAAAGCGATGGCGCTTGAGCTGGTCAGGCATAAGATTTTGGTGAACGCAGTCGCGCCTGGGGCGATCGCCACGCCAATGAACGGCATGGATGACGGCGACGTGAAGCCCGACGCGGAGCCTTCGATTCCTCTGCGGCGTTTTGGCGCAACGCATGAGATTGCCAGCCTGGTGGCGTGGCTGTGCTCAGAGGGCGCGAATTACACCACCGGGCAGTCGTTGATAGTGGATGGGGGATTTATGCTGGCGAATCCGCAGTTTAAGCCAGAATAG